One segment of Marvinbryantia formatexigens DSM 14469 DNA contains the following:
- a CDS encoding DNA-directed RNA polymerase subunit alpha → MFDFNKPRIEIAEISEDRKYGRFVVEPLERGYGTTLGNSLRRIMLSSLPGAAVSQVKIEGVLHEFSSIPGVKEDVSEIIMNLKSLAIKNTSKTNEPKVAYIEYDGEGVVTAADIQVDQDIEILNKDQIIATLSGGPDSKLYMEITITKGRGYISADEGKTPDMPIGVIAVDSIYTPVERVNMTVENTRVAQATDFDKLTLDVYTNGTLAPDEAVSLAAKVLSEHLSLFIDLSESAKTAEIMIEKEDNEKEKVLEMNIDELELSVRSYNCLKRAGINTVEELCNRTPEDMMKVRNLGRKSLEEVLAKLKELGLQLNPSEE, encoded by the coding sequence GTGTTCGATTTTAACAAACCGAGAATTGAGATTGCAGAAATCTCAGAAGACCGTAAATATGGAAGATTTGTCGTGGAACCGCTGGAGAGAGGTTATGGCACAACGCTTGGGAATTCCCTTCGCAGAATTATGCTTTCCTCCCTGCCGGGTGCAGCGGTAAGCCAGGTAAAGATTGAGGGCGTATTACACGAATTCAGTTCTATTCCGGGCGTAAAAGAGGATGTCAGCGAAATCATCATGAATCTGAAATCGCTGGCGATTAAAAATACCAGTAAGACAAATGAACCGAAGGTAGCATATATCGAGTATGACGGAGAAGGTGTTGTGACTGCAGCGGATATCCAGGTAGACCAGGATATCGAGATTCTCAATAAAGACCAGATTATTGCTACACTGAGCGGCGGTCCTGACAGTAAGCTCTATATGGAAATTACAATTACCAAGGGCAGAGGCTATATCAGTGCGGATGAAGGCAAGACGCCGGATATGCCGATCGGTGTAATTGCGGTTGACTCTATTTATACCCCGGTAGAGCGTGTAAACATGACGGTGGAAAACACCCGTGTGGCACAGGCTACAGATTTTGACAAGCTGACACTGGATGTATACACAAATGGAACCCTTGCTCCGGACGAGGCGGTCAGCCTTGCGGCAAAGGTGCTCAGTGAACATCTGAGTCTGTTTATTGATTTGTCCGAAAGCGCAAAAACAGCGGAAATCATGATTGAGAAAGAGGACAATGAAAAAGAAAAAGTTCTGGAAATGAACATCGACGAGCTGGAGCTGTCTGTTCGTTCCTACAACTGCCTGAAGAGAGCAGGCATCAACACGGTGGAAGAGCTGTGCAACAGAACTCCGGAGGACATGATGAAGGTCCGGAATCTGGGACGCAAATCCCTGGAGGAGGTTCTTGCGAAACTCAAAGAACTGGGATTGCAGCTTAATCCGAGTGAGGAATAA
- a CDS encoding bL17 family ribosomal protein — translation MAGYRKLSRTSAQRKALLRNQVTALLQHGKIVTTEAKAKEVRKIAESLIALAVREKDNYETVTVTAKVPRKDKDGKRVKEVVDGKKVTVYDEVQKEIKKDAPSRLHARRQMMKVLYPVTEVPKEAAGKKKSTKQVDLVDKLFTEYGPKYADRNGGYTRIVKIGLRKGDAAMEVLLELV, via the coding sequence ATGGCAGGTTACAGAAAACTGAGCAGAACATCCGCTCAGAGAAAAGCGTTACTGAGAAACCAGGTTACAGCTCTGCTGCAGCATGGAAAAATCGTTACGACAGAAGCAAAGGCAAAGGAAGTACGCAAGATTGCGGAGAGCCTGATTGCACTGGCTGTAAGAGAGAAAGATAATTACGAAACTGTTACGGTTACCGCAAAGGTTCCGCGCAAGGACAAGGACGGCAAGAGAGTAAAGGAAGTCGTAGACGGAAAGAAAGTAACTGTTTATGATGAAGTACAGAAGGAAATCAAGAAAGATGCTCCGAGCAGACTTCATGCAAGAAGACAGATGATGAAGGTTCTCTATCCGGTAACTGAGGTTCCGAAGGAAGCTGCCGGCAAGAAGAAAAGCACGAAGCAGGTTGATCTGGTAGACAAACTGTTTACAGAATATGGTCCGAAATACGCAGACCGCAATGGTGGTTACACCAGAATCGTAAAGATTGGTCTTCGTAAGGGCGATGCAGCAATGGAAGTATTGCTGGAGCTTGTATAA
- a CDS encoding VanZ family protein → MIRTLLKPFSFVPALLLMYMIYSFSAQPGEVSSQLSYKVSYKIVETVDQTLNAGMADWEIETWVYRIHGLVRKLAHMTEYFALAVAVSFPLYVYGVHGIWLMLLAGFICVGFACGDEYHQSFVEGRGPSVRDVAIDSFGVFWGIILVRIVGWTGRKTIFRPRKKKKKKEAEPQMQARSGQAWQEPRMQARSGQMWQEPRMQGQMPPVQRSRQGYAGQGYTGSAPQSGQPQGYAGQHWQQAQPMQDYDNPAPQNEQSQAQQSWQQAQQTQDRQVQEYARQNQQQMQPTQDGQVREYARQNQQQMQPTQDHDGFAPENVQQPTGYPEYVRQKVRMHETSPIQSTDETFQPQTQASQTDYQPQQTQASQTDYSPHMPFSDAQDSRSVEEQGIPVNVPYRPYTRSYQYDDQIPESRNK, encoded by the coding sequence ATGATAAGGACTTTATTAAAACCATTTTCCTTTGTGCCCGCCCTTCTTCTGATGTATATGATTTACAGTTTTTCGGCACAGCCCGGCGAGGTGTCCTCGCAGCTCAGCTATAAAGTCAGCTATAAAATAGTGGAAACCGTGGATCAGACGCTGAACGCAGGAATGGCGGACTGGGAGATTGAGACCTGGGTCTACCGGATTCACGGTCTAGTCCGGAAGCTGGCACATATGACAGAATATTTTGCACTGGCGGTTGCCGTATCGTTTCCTTTATATGTATACGGGGTGCACGGCATCTGGCTGATGCTTCTCGCCGGTTTCATCTGCGTGGGCTTTGCCTGCGGGGATGAATACCATCAGTCATTTGTGGAGGGACGCGGTCCTTCCGTCCGCGACGTGGCAATCGACAGCTTTGGCGTTTTCTGGGGAATCATTCTGGTGAGAATCGTCGGCTGGACCGGAAGAAAAACTATTTTCCGCCCGCGGAAGAAGAAAAAGAAAAAAGAAGCAGAGCCGCAGATGCAGGCGCGTTCCGGGCAGGCATGGCAGGAGCCCCGGATGCAGGCGCGTTCCGGGCAGATGTGGCAGGAGCCCCGGATGCAGGGACAGATGCCGCCGGTGCAGCGGTCCCGGCAGGGGTATGCCGGACAGGGATATACCGGTTCTGCTCCGCAGAGCGGGCAGCCGCAGGGGTATGCAGGACAGCACTGGCAACAAGCGCAGCCGATGCAGGATTATGACAATCCTGCTCCGCAGAACGAACAGTCCCAGGCACAGCAGAGCTGGCAGCAAGCGCAGCAGACGCAGGACAGGCAAGTCCAGGAATATGCGCGACAGAATCAGCAGCAAATGCAGCCGACGCAGGACGGGCAAGTCCGTGAATATGCACGGCAGAATCAGCAGCAAATGCAGCCGACGCAGGATCATGATGGTTTCGCTCCGGAGAATGTGCAGCAGCCAACAGGATATCCGGAATATGTCCGGCAGAAAGTAAGAATGCATGAAACTTCCCCGATACAGTCCACGGATGAGACATTTCAGCCGCAGACACAGGCTTCACAGACTGATTACCAGCCGCAGCAGACGCAGGCTTCACAGACTGATTACAGCCCGCATATGCCTTTTTCGGACGCGCAGGATTCCCGGTCCGTTGAGGAACAGGGCATTCCCGTAAATGTTCCCTATCGTCCGTATACGAGGTCTTACCAATACGATGACCAGATACCAGAATCCAGAAATAAATAA
- the rpsL gene encoding 30S ribosomal protein S12 produces the protein MPTFNQLVRKGRETSTRKSTAPALQKGFNSLKKKSTDVSAPQKRGVCTAVKTTTPKKPNSALRKIARVRLSNNIEVTSYIPGEGHNLQEHSVVLIRGGRVKDLPGTRYHIVRGTLDTAGVAKRRQARSKYGAKRPKDAKK, from the coding sequence ATGCCAACATTTAATCAGTTAGTAAGAAAAGGCAGAGAGACGTCTACCAGAAAATCTACTGCACCGGCACTTCAGAAGGGCTTCAACTCTCTGAAGAAAAAGAGCACCGATGTATCTGCACCGCAGAAGAGAGGTGTCTGCACAGCAGTAAAGACAACAACTCCTAAGAAGCCGAACTCAGCTCTTAGAAAAATTGCCAGAGTACGTCTGTCTAACAACATCGAGGTTACGAGCTACATTCCGGGCGAGGGACACAATCTGCAGGAGCACAGCGTTGTTCTTATCCGCGGCGGACGTGTAAAGGACCTTCCGGGTACCAGATACCACATTGTACGTGGTACACTTGATACCGCAGGTGTTGCGAAGAGAAGACAGGCACGTTCCAAATATGGAGCAAAGAGACCGAAAGACGCAAAGAAATAG
- the rpsG gene encoding 30S ribosomal protein S7 — protein MPRKGHTQKRDVLADPLYNNKVVTKLINNIMLDGKKGIAQKIVYGAFDRVAAKTDKPAIEVFEEAMNNIMPVLEVKARRVGGATYQVPIEVRADRRQALALRWLTMFSRKRGEKTMEERLANEIMDAANNTGASVKRKEDMHKMAEANKAFAHYRF, from the coding sequence GTGCCGCGTAAAGGACATACTCAGAAAAGAGACGTATTGGCAGACCCGCTGTACAATAACAAGGTGGTTACGAAGCTTATCAATAACATTATGTTAGATGGTAAGAAGGGTATCGCACAGAAAATTGTATACGGTGCGTTCGACAGAGTGGCTGCAAAAACAGACAAGCCGGCTATCGAAGTATTTGAAGAAGCAATGAATAATATCATGCCTGTTCTGGAAGTAAAGGCAAGACGTGTAGGTGGTGCTACCTACCAGGTGCCGATTGAGGTAAGAGCAGACAGACGCCAGGCGCTGGCTCTTCGCTGGCTGACCATGTTCTCCCGCAAGAGAGGCGAGAAGACAATGGAAGAGAGACTGGCAAACGAGATTATGGATGCAGCAAACAATACTGGCGCATCTGTAAAGAGAAAAGAAGATATGCATAAGATGGCAGAAGCTAACAAGGCTTTCGCTCATTACAGATTCTAA
- the fusA gene encoding elongation factor G: MAGREYPLERTRNIGIMAHIDAGKTTVTERILYYTGVNYKIGDTHEGTATMDWMEQEQERGITITSAATTCHWTLQEECKPKPGALEHRINIIDTPGHVDFTVEVERSLRVLDGAVGVFCAKGGVEPQSENVWRQADTYNVPRMAFINKMDILGANFYGAVEQIKTRLGKNAICIQLPIGKEDDFKGIIDLFEMKAYIYNDEKGDDISVVDIPEDMQEDAELYRTELIEKICELDDDLMMAYLEGEEPSVDELKAVLRKATCECTAVPVCCGSAYRNKGVQKLLDAIIEFMPSPLDIPSIKGTDLDGNEVERHSSDDEPFSALAFKIMADPFVGKLAFFRVYSGTMNSGSYVLNSTKGKKERVGRILQMHANKRAELDKVYSGDIAAAVGFKVTGTGDTICDEQHPVILESMEFPEPVIELAIEPKTKAGQGKMGEALAKLAEEDPTFRAHTNQETGQTIIAGMGELHLEIIVDRLLREFKVEANVGAPQVAYKETFTKEVSVDSKYAKQSGGRGQYGHCKVIFTPMDPNGEETFKFESTVVGGAIPKEYIPAVGEGIEEAAKSGILGGFPVLGVHANVYDGSYHEVDSSEMAFHIAGSMAFKDAMKKGGAILLEPIMKVEVTMPEEYMGDVIGDINSRRGRIEGMEDIGGGKMVRGYVPLAEMFGYSTDLRSKTQGRGNYSMFFEKYEPVPKSVQEKVLSNKGK; this comes from the coding sequence TTGGCTGGAAGAGAATATCCGTTAGAGAGAACCAGAAACATTGGTATTATGGCGCATATTGATGCCGGTAAAACTACCGTGACAGAGCGTATCCTTTATTATACCGGTGTTAACTACAAGATTGGTGATACTCATGAGGGTACTGCTACTATGGACTGGATGGAGCAGGAGCAGGAAAGAGGTATTACCATCACTTCAGCCGCTACAACCTGTCACTGGACATTGCAGGAAGAGTGCAAGCCGAAGCCGGGTGCCCTGGAGCATCGTATCAACATCATTGATACACCGGGTCACGTTGACTTTACAGTAGAGGTTGAGCGTTCCCTTCGTGTACTGGATGGCGCTGTCGGCGTATTCTGTGCAAAGGGTGGTGTAGAGCCTCAGTCCGAAAATGTTTGGCGTCAGGCTGACACTTATAACGTACCGAGAATGGCATTCATCAATAAGATGGATATCCTTGGTGCAAACTTCTACGGCGCCGTAGAACAGATTAAGACCAGACTGGGAAAGAATGCCATCTGCATTCAACTCCCGATTGGCAAAGAAGACGATTTTAAAGGAATCATTGACCTGTTTGAAATGAAAGCCTACATCTATAATGATGAAAAGGGCGATGACATTTCCGTTGTCGATATTCCGGAGGATATGCAGGAAGACGCAGAGCTGTACCGCACAGAGCTGATTGAAAAAATCTGCGAGCTGGATGACGACCTGATGATGGCTTACCTGGAAGGCGAAGAGCCGTCCGTTGATGAGCTGAAGGCGGTTCTGAGAAAGGCTACCTGCGAGTGCACAGCAGTTCCGGTATGCTGCGGAAGCGCATACAGAAACAAGGGCGTTCAGAAGCTTCTGGATGCAATCATTGAATTTATGCCGTCACCGCTTGATATTCCGTCCATTAAGGGTACCGACCTGGACGGCAACGAGGTTGAGAGACATTCTTCTGATGATGAACCGTTCTCCGCTCTGGCATTCAAGATTATGGCGGACCCGTTTGTCGGCAAACTGGCATTCTTCCGTGTGTATTCCGGTACAATGAACTCCGGTTCCTATGTACTGAACTCCACGAAGGGCAAAAAGGAGCGTGTTGGACGTATCCTTCAGATGCACGCAAACAAGAGAGCCGAGCTGGATAAGGTATATTCCGGCGACATCGCAGCGGCAGTCGGATTTAAGGTAACAGGTACCGGCGACACCATCTGCGACGAGCAGCATCCGGTTATCCTGGAATCAATGGAATTCCCGGAACCGGTTATCGAGCTGGCAATCGAACCAAAGACAAAAGCAGGACAGGGCAAGATGGGCGAGGCGCTTGCAAAACTTGCAGAAGAAGACCCGACCTTCCGTGCTCATACAAATCAGGAAACAGGACAGACCATCATTGCAGGTATGGGAGAGCTCCATCTGGAGATCATCGTAGACCGTCTGCTGCGTGAATTCAAGGTTGAGGCAAATGTAGGCGCACCGCAGGTTGCTTACAAGGAGACCTTCACCAAGGAAGTAAGCGTGGACAGCAAATATGCGAAGCAGTCCGGTGGACGCGGACAGTATGGTCACTGTAAAGTTATCTTCACCCCGATGGACCCGAATGGCGAGGAGACCTTCAAATTCGAATCCACCGTTGTCGGCGGTGCTATTCCGAAGGAATATATCCCGGCAGTCGGCGAGGGTATCGAGGAAGCTGCAAAATCAGGTATCCTCGGAGGATTCCCGGTACTCGGCGTTCACGCAAATGTATACGACGGTTCCTACCATGAGGTCGACTCCTCTGAAATGGCATTCCATATCGCCGGTTCTATGGCGTTCAAGGATGCTATGAAGAAGGGCGGAGCAATCCTGCTTGAGCCGATCATGAAGGTAGAGGTAACGATGCCGGAGGAATACATGGGCGATGTTATCGGTGATATCAACTCCCGTCGTGGACGTATCGAGGGTATGGAAGATATCGGAGGCGGCAAGATGGTGCGTGGCTACGTTCCGCTTGCAGAAATGTTCGGTTATTCCACCGACCTTCGTTCCAAGACACAGGGACGCGGCAACTACTCCATGTTCTTTGAGAAATATGAGCCGGTTCCGAAGTCTGTACAGGAAAAAGTACTGAGCAATAAAGGGAAATAA
- the tuf gene encoding elongation factor Tu, with amino-acid sequence MAKAKFERTKPHCNIGTIGHVDHGKTTLTAAITKVLSERVAGNTATDFENIDKAPEERERGITISTAHVEYETEKRHYAHVDCPGHADYVKNMITGAAQMDGAILVVAATDGVMAQTKEHILLSRQVGVPYIVVFMNKCDMVDDEELLELVDMEIRELLNEYEFPGDDTPIIQGSALKALEDPSGEWGDKIMELMDAVDTWIPNPERDTDKPFLMPVEDVFTITGRGTVATGRVERGTLHLNDEVEIIGVKETVKKTVVTGIEMFRKLLDEAQAGDNIGALLRGVQRTEIVRGQVLAKPGSVKCHTKFTAQVYVLTKDEGGRHTPFFNNYRPQFYFRTTDVTGVIELPAGTEMCMPGDNVEMTIELIHPIAMEQGLTFAIREGGRTVGSGRVASIIE; translated from the coding sequence ATGGCAAAAGCTAAATTTGAAAGAACGAAACCGCATTGTAATATCGGTACCATCGGTCACGTAGACCACGGTAAAACAACTCTTACAGCAGCTATCACAAAGGTGCTTTCCGAGAGAGTTGCTGGTAACACAGCTACCGATTTCGAAAACATTGATAAGGCTCCGGAAGAGAGAGAGCGTGGTATCACAATTTCTACTGCTCACGTTGAGTATGAGACAGAGAAGAGACACTATGCACACGTTGACTGCCCAGGTCATGCTGACTATGTAAAGAACATGATCACCGGTGCTGCTCAGATGGACGGCGCTATCCTTGTAGTTGCTGCTACCGATGGTGTTATGGCTCAGACAAAGGAGCACATCCTTCTGTCCCGTCAGGTAGGTGTACCGTATATCGTAGTATTCATGAACAAGTGCGATATGGTTGACGACGAAGAGCTTCTTGAGCTGGTTGACATGGAAATCCGTGAGCTGCTCAACGAGTACGAGTTCCCGGGCGATGACACACCGATCATCCAGGGTTCTGCTCTGAAGGCTCTGGAAGATCCGTCGGGCGAGTGGGGCGACAAGATCATGGAACTGATGGACGCTGTTGATACCTGGATTCCGAATCCGGAGCGCGACACAGATAAGCCGTTCCTTATGCCGGTTGAGGACGTATTCACAATCACAGGCCGTGGTACTGTTGCTACCGGACGTGTAGAGCGTGGTACACTTCATCTGAACGACGAAGTTGAAATTATCGGTGTTAAGGAAACAGTTAAGAAGACTGTTGTTACCGGTATCGAAATGTTCCGTAAGCTGCTTGACGAAGCTCAGGCTGGTGATAACATCGGTGCTCTGCTTCGTGGTGTTCAGAGAACTGAGATCGTTCGTGGTCAGGTTCTTGCAAAACCGGGCAGTGTTAAATGCCACACAAAATTTACCGCTCAGGTATACGTTCTGACAAAAGATGAAGGTGGACGTCATACTCCGTTCTTCAACAACTACAGACCGCAGTTCTACTTCCGTACAACTGACGTTACCGGCGTTATCGAGCTGCCGGCTGGTACAGAAATGTGTATGCCGGGCGACAACGTAGAAATGACCATCGAGCTGATCCACCCGATCGCTATGGAGCAGGGTCTTACATTCGCTATCCGTGAAGGTGGACGTACTGTTGGATCAGGCCGTGTTGCTTCTATTATCGAGTAA
- a CDS encoding IS1634 family transposase, which yields MRLKVSRSKNAASLYVTKTIYEGKKQRTITVEKLGTEKELREKLNGADPYEWARQYIERLNQQEKMQQREVIVKFKQSKRLTKDQQHLFYGGYLFLQQLYHFLGFDRICSDISKEYKFTYNLDAILSRLLYGRILFPSSKLNTFQEAQKLLEQPDFILQHVYRALDILCEKDAFIQSELYKNSKAVSHRNDRILFYDCTNFFFEIEQEDGIKQYGPSKEHRPNPIVEMGLFMDGDGIPLAFSIHPGNKGEQQTLIPLEEQIMKDFQHAKFIVCTDAGLSSTDNRKFNNKQDRAFITTQSIKKLKKHLKNWSLDPAGWTLEGHETRKDGKPVTFNIDELQQDDELTEKLKNATFYKERWIKEDGLEQKLIVTFSLKYKTYQQKIRQRQVERATRILDGNLSSLKKHVQNDCKRFIRKTCVTADGEAAEKEIYELDPCVIEEEAEYDGFYAVCTNLEDDPPVIAKINHSRWEIEECFRIMKTDFRSRPAYVRTENWIKAHFMTCFLSLVLFRYLEQKLEYKYTCEDILETLRSMNFLSVAGEGYVPTYTRTDLTDSLHEAFGFHTDYDIVTEKQMKKIFKDTKKPQKSTQKI from the coding sequence ATGCGTTTGAAAGTATCCCGTTCAAAAAATGCCGCTTCCCTTTATGTTACAAAAACCATTTATGAGGGAAAAAAACAACGAACTATTACCGTGGAAAAACTTGGCACCGAAAAAGAACTGCGCGAAAAGTTAAATGGAGCCGATCCCTATGAGTGGGCCAGGCAGTATATCGAAAGACTTAACCAGCAAGAAAAAATGCAGCAGCGGGAAGTTATCGTCAAATTCAAACAGTCAAAACGACTGACGAAAGACCAGCAGCATCTCTTTTATGGCGGTTACCTTTTTCTGCAGCAGTTATATCACTTTTTGGGGTTTGACAGGATCTGTTCCGATATTTCTAAAGAATATAAGTTTACTTATAACCTGGACGCCATCCTCTCGCGTCTCCTTTACGGCAGGATTCTCTTTCCTTCCTCCAAGTTGAACACTTTTCAGGAAGCACAGAAACTCCTGGAACAGCCTGACTTTATCCTCCAGCATGTCTACCGCGCTTTGGATATCCTTTGCGAAAAAGACGCGTTTATCCAGTCGGAACTATACAAAAACAGCAAAGCTGTCTCCCACAGGAATGACAGGATACTCTTTTATGACTGTACGAACTTCTTTTTTGAGATCGAACAGGAAGATGGAATAAAACAATACGGTCCTTCTAAAGAACACCGCCCGAACCCCATCGTCGAAATGGGACTGTTTATGGATGGTGACGGCATACCTCTTGCCTTTTCCATCCATCCCGGAAACAAAGGGGAGCAGCAGACGCTTATTCCTCTGGAAGAACAGATCATGAAGGACTTTCAGCACGCTAAATTTATCGTCTGTACCGATGCAGGGCTCTCTTCTACTGATAATAGAAAATTCAATAACAAACAGGACAGGGCTTTTATTACTACCCAATCCATAAAGAAACTAAAAAAGCATCTGAAAAACTGGAGCCTGGATCCTGCAGGCTGGACATTAGAAGGACACGAAACACGGAAGGACGGTAAACCTGTTACTTTTAATATAGATGAGCTCCAGCAGGATGATGAATTAACAGAAAAACTTAAAAACGCTACTTTTTACAAAGAAAGATGGATAAAAGAGGACGGACTGGAACAAAAACTAATTGTAACTTTTTCCCTCAAATATAAGACTTACCAACAAAAAATACGCCAACGCCAGGTGGAACGTGCGACCAGGATACTGGATGGGAATCTTTCTTCCCTAAAAAAGCACGTTCAAAACGATTGTAAGAGATTTATCAGGAAGACCTGTGTAACTGCTGATGGTGAAGCGGCAGAAAAAGAAATCTATGAACTGGATCCTTGTGTAATCGAAGAAGAAGCTGAATATGACGGTTTCTATGCAGTATGTACAAACCTTGAGGATGATCCGCCTGTCATCGCAAAGATCAATCATAGCCGTTGGGAGATTGAAGAATGTTTCCGAATCATGAAAACGGACTTCAGGTCAAGACCTGCTTACGTCCGCACAGAAAACTGGATCAAAGCCCACTTTATGACCTGCTTTTTATCACTGGTATTATTCCGATACTTAGAACAAAAACTCGAATACAAGTATACCTGTGAAGATATTTTGGAAACACTTCGGAGCATGAACTTTCTTTCCGTTGCTGGGGAAGGATATGTGCCTACGTATACAAGAACAGATCTGACAGATTCACTCCATGAAGCGTTTGGATTCCATACCGACTATGACATTGTTACAGAAAAACAAATGAAAAAAATTTTTAAAGACACAAAGAAGCCACAAAAAAGTACGCAAAAAATTTAG
- a CDS encoding very short patch repair endonuclease, whose translation MPTKEPRFHGEVTEKSHKNMSRIRGKDTSIEIVLRKALWHRGFRYRKNYKGLPGRPDIVLTKYRIAIFCDSEFFHGKDWEILKPKLEKGKNPDYWVKKIERNIQRDEEKDQQLNFMGWTVIHFWGKDILKDTEQCIKVIEETIFDQKLEEYDEEEI comes from the coding sequence ATGCCGACGAAAGAACCACGTTTTCATGGCGAAGTTACGGAAAAAAGTCATAAAAACATGAGTAGGATACGTGGAAAAGATACAAGTATAGAGATAGTTCTGAGAAAGGCTTTATGGCATAGAGGATTTCGCTATAGGAAGAATTATAAAGGATTGCCAGGAAGACCGGATATTGTTTTGACAAAGTATCGTATTGCGATTTTTTGTGATAGTGAGTTTTTTCATGGTAAGGATTGGGAAATATTAAAGCCTAAGTTGGAAAAGGGAAAAAATCCAGATTATTGGGTTAAGAAAATAGAACGCAATATCCAGAGAGATGAAGAAAAGGACCAGCAATTGAATTTTATGGGGTGGACTGTGATCCATTTCTGGGGAAAAGATATTTTAAAGGATACAGAGCAATGTATTAAGGTGATTGAAGAAACAATATTTGATCAAAAATTGGAAGAATATGATGAAGAGGAAATATAG